Proteins encoded within one genomic window of Anaerolineae bacterium:
- a CDS encoding DegT/DnrJ/EryC1/StrS family aminotransferase gives MGKKVYDDRDIAYIKRVLDEPQDITGAKVVAEFEERFAEKVGSRYAVAVANGMCGLHTLLAAAGVGPAVEVIVDPIVQFGALSVLYNNGVPIFADVDPATHNMDPRSFEERLTPDTKAAVVTHLWGLPAEVEQMRAVADRQGIVLVEDCAHALLAQHKGRRVGTWGHAAMFSFQASKHLSTGDGGMLTTSDEGLLQEIRSLMNWGAAPDRMAYNFRMPGVVAAVGLAQLERADDYVRQDMQSAELYHQALEGCEWLVPQVVAPYNTHSQHIFAVAFRGEEHGIDYEEFKRVSREEKAGLGFGYTQRTWREAQIVAAYQFPVFKEPVAYGKGCPTHCPHYRKDLPYRNGYCPNAEDLVPRLCLRGLSSALPDDIARGAEGLRRAIERVS, from the coding sequence ATGGGCAAGAAGGTCTACGATGATCGCGACATCGCTTACATCAAGCGCGTCCTCGACGAGCCGCAGGACATCACCGGCGCTAAGGTGGTGGCGGAGTTCGAGGAAAGATTCGCCGAGAAGGTCGGCTCTCGCTACGCCGTGGCGGTGGCCAATGGCATGTGCGGCCTCCACACCCTGCTGGCGGCTGCCGGGGTGGGCCCGGCCGTCGAGGTCATCGTGGACCCCATCGTCCAGTTCGGCGCCCTCTCCGTGCTCTACAACAACGGCGTGCCCATTTTCGCCGACGTAGACCCCGCCACCCACAACATGGACCCCCGCTCCTTCGAGGAGCGCCTCACCCCCGACACCAAGGCGGCGGTGGTGACGCACCTGTGGGGGCTGCCGGCGGAGGTGGAGCAGATGCGGGCTGTCGCCGACAGGCAGGGGATAGTCCTGGTGGAGGACTGCGCCCACGCCCTGCTGGCCCAGCACAAAGGTCGGCGTGTGGGCACCTGGGGCCACGCAGCGATGTTCAGCTTCCAGGCCTCCAAGCACCTTAGCACCGGGGACGGGGGGATGCTGACCACCAGCGACGAGGGCCTCCTCCAGGAGATCCGCTCCCTCATGAACTGGGGGGCGGCGCCGGACCGCATGGCCTACAATTTCCGCATGCCGGGGGTGGTGGCCGCCGTGGGGCTGGCCCAACTGGAGCGAGCGGACGACTACGTGCGGCAGGACATGCAAAGTGCCGAGCTGTACCATCAGGCCCTCGAGGGCTGTGAGTGGCTGGTGCCCCAGGTCGTTGCCCCCTACAACACCCACTCTCAGCACATCTTCGCCGTAGCCTTCCGGGGCGAGGAGCACGGCATTGACTACGAGGAGTTCAAGCGGGTGAGCCGGGAGGAGAAGGCCGGGCTAGGCTTCGGCTACACCCAGCGCACCTGGCGGGAAGCGCAGATCGTGGCCGCCTACCAGTTCCCCGTGTTCAAGGAGCCGGTGGCCTACGGCAAGGGCTGCCCCACCCACTGCCCTCACTACCGCAAGGACCTGCCCTATCGTAACGGCTACTGCCCCAACGCCGAGGACCTGGTGCCGCGCCTGTGCCTCAGGGGCCTCAGCAGCGCTCTACCCGACGACATCGCCAGAGGGGCCGAGGGCCTGCGCCGGGCCATCGAGCGCGTGAGCTAG
- a CDS encoding Gfo/Idh/MocA family oxidoreductase, whose translation MDEIRIAVVGLGWRGIGTWFGILQSMPGYRITAICDPLEQLHERAVSRLKRPDEVKVYTHYEDVLSDDNVDAVALTVRCQEQGALAAMALEAGKHVNSEVPASHSIEDCWRIVLAQERSGKVYQLAEQTRYWGFVEAWREMVAQGQLGHVTLCEGQYFHYYVGQHFRDRASGRFLHPSEVSRYPGAEGTWLNRMPPIHYLPHELSPMLKVLDDRVTQVVAMSTRDRSYAHPQIETADMQMALMKTEKDAILRMGVSFSQPHPEANYHWYHVMGTLGAVEWKRANRDRPRMWLANAQMHDMAEVDWRYERTDAPAEARGSGHGDADYYVHAAFRDAVLQGKPLEFDVYQAMDTAAPAILAAQSIAEGSVPLEVPDFRPGNGRARGSGPK comes from the coding sequence TTGGATGAGATACGCATAGCCGTTGTGGGACTCGGCTGGCGCGGCATCGGCACCTGGTTCGGCATCCTGCAGTCCATGCCAGGCTACCGTATCACTGCCATATGTGACCCGCTTGAGCAGCTGCACGAGAGGGCGGTGTCGCGGCTGAAGCGCCCGGACGAGGTCAAGGTCTACACCCACTACGAGGACGTCCTGTCCGACGACAACGTTGACGCCGTGGCCCTCACCGTGCGCTGCCAGGAGCAGGGAGCCCTGGCCGCCATGGCCCTGGAGGCGGGCAAGCACGTCAACAGCGAGGTGCCGGCTTCTCACAGCATCGAGGACTGCTGGCGGATCGTTCTGGCCCAAGAGCGCTCGGGCAAGGTGTACCAACTGGCGGAACAGACACGTTACTGGGGCTTCGTGGAGGCCTGGCGCGAGATGGTGGCCCAGGGTCAGCTAGGCCACGTCACCCTGTGCGAGGGTCAGTACTTCCACTACTACGTGGGTCAGCACTTCCGCGATCGGGCCTCGGGGCGATTCCTGCATCCCAGCGAAGTGAGCCGCTACCCGGGAGCGGAGGGCACCTGGCTCAACCGCATGCCACCTATCCACTACCTCCCCCACGAGCTCAGCCCTATGCTTAAGGTCCTGGATGATCGGGTGACGCAGGTGGTGGCCATGAGCACCCGGGACCGGAGCTACGCTCATCCCCAGATCGAGACGGCCGACATGCAGATGGCTCTCATGAAGACCGAGAAGGATGCCATCCTCCGGATGGGAGTCTCCTTCTCTCAGCCTCACCCCGAGGCCAACTATCACTGGTATCACGTCATGGGGACGCTCGGCGCAGTGGAGTGGAAGCGGGCCAATCGAGACCGGCCCCGCATGTGGTTGGCCAACGCCCAGATGCACGACATGGCCGAGGTGGACTGGCGCTACGAGCGCACCGACGCCCCGGCGGAAGCGCGTGGCAGCGGTCACGGCGACGCCGACTACTACGTCCACGCCGCCTTTCGTGATGCCGTCCTGCAGGGCAAGCCCCTGGAGTTCGACGTCTACCAGGCCATGGACACGGCCGCACCCGCCATCCTGGCCGCCCAGTCCATCGCCGAGGGCAGCGTCCCACTGGAAGTGCCCGACTTTCGGCCTGGCAACGGCCGGGCCAGGGGCTCCGGGCCCAAGTGA
- a CDS encoding Gfo/Idh/MocA family oxidoreductase: protein MAEYGIGIWGAGWVAGEHARAYTNNPKARVVAVGSRTLEGARRRIEEWGIVGCRAYDDLEELLAHPELDVVSVCTPNYRHAADVVAIASAGKHILIEKPPATDLEGLRAMRDAVRQAGVKTLVGFVLHWHPLFQAVKRVVAGGLLGRVIMAQLDYWHRLTAEDQLPLYAWLVSREKAGSIFLAGGSHPMDAVRWFLGGEIEEVCGYSTEPSGDYDYPTTTVGLLRFRDGAIAKISACVEAYLPYTFNIDLLGEEGTLRDERVCSRKLGDGKEWVDLGVAAPHSGEVSAHPFQAEINYFLDCLDRGVDSEINLEDGVKTTEACLAVDMAAVSGRPVKLPLL from the coding sequence ATGGCCGAGTACGGCATAGGCATCTGGGGAGCCGGATGGGTGGCAGGAGAGCACGCCCGCGCCTACACCAACAACCCCAAAGCTCGAGTGGTGGCGGTGGGCAGCCGCACGCTGGAAGGGGCCAGGCGGCGCATCGAGGAGTGGGGCATCGTCGGTTGCCGGGCCTACGATGACCTGGAGGAGCTTCTGGCCCACCCGGAGCTGGACGTCGTTTCGGTGTGTACCCCCAACTACCGCCACGCCGCCGACGTGGTCGCCATCGCGTCGGCGGGCAAGCACATCCTCATCGAGAAACCACCCGCCACCGACCTGGAAGGCCTGCGGGCCATGCGGGACGCCGTCCGGCAGGCGGGCGTCAAGACGCTCGTGGGCTTCGTGTTACACTGGCACCCGCTGTTCCAGGCAGTGAAGCGGGTGGTCGCCGGCGGGCTATTGGGCCGGGTGATCATGGCCCAGCTGGATTACTGGCACCGCCTGACCGCCGAGGACCAACTCCCCCTCTACGCCTGGCTGGTGAGTAGGGAGAAAGCGGGGAGCATCTTCCTGGCCGGCGGGTCCCACCCCATGGACGCGGTGCGCTGGTTTCTGGGCGGCGAGATCGAGGAGGTTTGCGGCTACTCCACCGAGCCCTCGGGGGACTACGACTACCCCACCACCACCGTGGGACTGCTGCGCTTTCGGGATGGCGCCATCGCCAAGATCAGCGCCTGCGTAGAGGCCTACCTACCCTACACCTTCAACATCGACCTGCTGGGGGAAGAGGGTACCCTGCGAGACGAGCGCGTCTGCAGCCGCAAGCTGGGAGACGGTAAGGAATGGGTGGACCTGGGCGTGGCCGCTCCCCATAGCGGCGAGGTCAGCGCCCATCCCTTCCAAGCCGAGATCAACTACTTCCTGGACTGCCTAGACCGCGGCGTGGACTCGGAGATCAACCTGGAGGACGGGGTCAAGACCACCGAGGCCTGCCTGGCGGTGGACATGGCGGCGGTCTCGGGCAGGCCAGTGAAGCTGCCGCTGCTGTAG
- a CDS encoding sugar phosphate isomerase/epimerase, translating to MAELLMPVGEVAMRRLCAPLPMMRGWRAAVKRIAALGIGTVELGPEWLLESNQIRAADLSDALEDAGIEARIARLPAPPLHPGDPGRLPLWDLVSRADHFLLPSGQLGQMAPSISLMAEMAEVYHTAGATLLLENDPEAWPPDGQTLGRFVAEVGHPGLLSCYDPARSAALKRHPFLTDFLSGPLKQGMRCLRLRDALFENGREVRPGEGNAELKELVSALESRRYQGWYILSPFGRGPYPDRLQAAYDAVRGILASL from the coding sequence TTGGCTGAGTTGCTGATGCCGGTAGGTGAGGTCGCCATGAGGCGGCTGTGTGCGCCCCTGCCCATGATGCGAGGCTGGCGCGCCGCTGTGAAGCGGATCGCGGCCCTGGGTATCGGCACGGTGGAGCTGGGGCCAGAGTGGCTTCTCGAATCCAACCAGATCAGGGCGGCGGATCTCTCGGACGCTCTGGAAGACGCCGGGATCGAGGCGCGCATCGCCCGGCTGCCGGCGCCCCCGCTCCATCCCGGTGATCCAGGGCGTCTGCCCCTCTGGGATCTGGTCAGCCGTGCCGATCACTTCTTGCTGCCGAGCGGACAGCTCGGCCAGATGGCGCCCTCGATAAGCCTGATGGCGGAGATGGCGGAGGTATATCACACCGCCGGGGCGACGCTGCTGTTGGAGAACGACCCGGAAGCCTGGCCGCCCGATGGCCAGACTCTGGGCCGCTTCGTGGCCGAGGTCGGTCATCCGGGCCTGCTCTCCTGCTATGATCCTGCTCGTTCGGCGGCTCTCAAGAGGCACCCCTTCCTGACCGACTTCCTGTCCGGCCCCCTCAAGCAGGGGATGCGCTGTCTGCGGCTGCGGGACGCCCTGTTCGAAAACGGCCGAGAGGTACGGCCGGGCGAGGGCAACGCCGAGCTGAAGGAACTGGTGTCGGCGCTGGAGTCTCGTCGCTACCAGGGGTGGTACATCCTCTCACCCTTCGGGCGAGGGCCTTATCCGGACCGGTTGCAGGCGGCCTACGACGCCGTGCGCGGGATCCTAGCCTCGCTGTGA
- a CDS encoding sugar ABC transporter permease — MQARAVVRAGRRRMSPSERREAIEGYVSISPWLFGLVIFTLGPIVASLYFSFTEYEVVKTPVFIGLDNYQRLVGDRLFWQSLKVTGTYVGVSVPVGILLSFAVALLMNQKVRLIGFFRTAYYMPNLVPAVGSAILWIWIFNPEFGLLNTFLASIGIQGPLWLAHSKWALPALIIMSLWGVGGGMLIYLAGLQGIPTDLYEAAEVDGAGQWRRFLHVTVPQMTPVLFFNLVMGIIGSFQVFTAGYIMTGGGPRYATYFYVLYLYNNAFQYFRMGYASALAWILAIIILFFTLLVFRSSSAWVYYEGQLRGRG; from the coding sequence GACGCGAGGCCATAGAGGGGTACGTCTCCATCTCGCCCTGGCTCTTCGGGCTGGTCATCTTCACCCTCGGCCCCATTGTCGCTTCGCTCTACTTCAGCTTCACCGAATACGAAGTGGTCAAGACGCCGGTCTTCATCGGGCTAGACAACTACCAGCGCCTGGTGGGAGACCGTCTCTTCTGGCAGTCGCTCAAGGTGACCGGCACCTATGTCGGAGTCTCGGTGCCGGTGGGCATCCTGCTGTCGTTCGCCGTGGCTTTGCTGATGAACCAGAAAGTGCGCCTTATCGGGTTCTTCCGCACGGCCTACTACATGCCCAATCTGGTGCCAGCGGTGGGTTCGGCCATCCTCTGGATCTGGATCTTCAACCCTGAGTTCGGTCTGCTCAACACCTTCCTCGCCAGCATCGGCATCCAGGGGCCCCTGTGGCTGGCTCACAGCAAGTGGGCCCTCCCGGCCCTGATCATCATGAGCCTCTGGGGCGTAGGAGGGGGGATGCTCATCTACCTGGCCGGCCTGCAGGGTATTCCCACGGACCTATATGAGGCAGCAGAGGTGGATGGCGCGGGGCAGTGGCGCCGGTTCCTTCACGTGACCGTGCCTCAGATGACGCCCGTGCTGTTCTTCAACTTGGTGATGGGCATCATCGGCAGCTTCCAGGTATTCACCGCCGGCTACATCATGACCGGCGGAGGGCCCCGATACGCCACCTACTTCTACGTGCTCTACCTGTATAACAACGCCTTCCAGTACTTCCGCATGGGATACGCCTCTGCCCTGGCCTGGATCCTGGCCATCATCATTCTCTTCTTCACTCTCCTGGTCTTCCGGTCGTCCAGTGCCTGGGTGTACTACGAGGGGCAACTGCGGGGGAGGGGCTAG
- a CDS encoding carbohydrate ABC transporter permease: MANTAAVAKTSTRPTGARAFLARRSVQRYIGRTLIYLLLVAGAVVLMMPLAWLLSSSLKPSGLIFVVPPQWIPDPIAWQNYAQVWEMIPFGLYLRNTLVITVFCIIGASASAAIVAFGFARLRFPGRDVLFLVLLSTIMIPEQVTLIPTYVLFRILGWLDSYYPLIVPAFFGGGAFNIFLLRQYYMRLPLELDDAARIDGCSSFGIFRRILLPQCRPALGVIAILLFMGNWNGFFLPLIYLNSPDKYTLALGLNLFRGTQYTAWNLLMAASTMVSLPCIVLYFVAQRYFIQGIVFTGIKG; the protein is encoded by the coding sequence ATGGCGAACACCGCGGCAGTCGCCAAGACCAGCACCCGGCCCACCGGCGCCAGAGCCTTCCTCGCCAGGCGCTCGGTTCAGAGGTACATCGGCAGGACGCTCATTTACCTACTCCTAGTAGCCGGGGCCGTCGTCCTCATGATGCCTCTGGCCTGGCTGCTCTCCAGCTCTCTCAAGCCTTCGGGGCTGATATTCGTGGTACCGCCCCAGTGGATTCCTGACCCCATCGCCTGGCAGAACTACGCCCAGGTCTGGGAGATGATCCCGTTCGGTCTCTACTTGCGGAACACCCTTGTGATAACCGTGTTCTGCATCATCGGAGCTTCGGCGTCAGCGGCGATTGTGGCCTTCGGCTTCGCTCGGCTTCGATTCCCCGGCCGGGACGTTCTCTTTCTAGTGCTGTTGAGCACCATCATGATCCCGGAACAGGTGACCCTCATCCCGACCTACGTGCTTTTCCGCATACTGGGCTGGCTGGATAGCTACTATCCCCTGATCGTGCCCGCCTTCTTCGGCGGCGGTGCCTTCAACATCTTCCTCCTGCGCCAGTACTACATGAGGTTGCCCCTCGAGCTGGACGACGCCGCCCGGATAGATGGCTGCAGCTCCTTCGGCATCTTCCGACGGATCCTGCTCCCGCAGTGTCGCCCGGCCCTGGGCGTGATCGCTATCCTGCTGTTCATGGGCAATTGGAATGGCTTCTTCCTGCCCCTCATCTACCTCAACTCGCCTGACAAGTACACCCTGGCTCTGGGCCTCAACCTGTTCCGCGGCACCCAGTACACCGCCTGGAACCTGCTCATGGCCGCTTCCACCATGGTGTCGCTGCCATGCATCGTGCTCTACTTCGTGGCCCAGAGATACTTCATCCAGGGCATCGTCTTCACCGGAATCAAGGGCTAG
- a CDS encoding AAC(3) family N-acetyltransferase gives MTLDKAYIRDGLRAGGLSPGDSLIMHCSLSSLGHVEGGADTLIDAVLEAVSPGGTVMMPALPDIYRPFDVRTSPSTAGLVSEVFWRRPDAFRSRHPSHSVAAIGPQARWLTEGHEHTDPTGIGSPYHKLYQQEGSWVLLIGVDHDRNTMLHLAEALVRVPYLRTSQLRVVNPDGSASHYRAREMAYGHREFIRIDWPLREANLQRQGIIGNAIVRLIRVRDLVDFAVRLLRSDPAALLCDKPRCIFCLWARAQIRSAQTGQPDETDWPDLTRRWGCGDPHCECCVV, from the coding sequence GTGACTTTGGACAAAGCGTACATCCGCGACGGGCTACGGGCTGGGGGCCTCTCGCCGGGGGACAGCCTGATCATGCACTGCTCCTTGAGCAGCCTCGGCCACGTCGAGGGAGGCGCCGATACCCTCATAGACGCTGTCCTGGAGGCGGTGTCGCCTGGTGGCACCGTCATGATGCCCGCCCTTCCCGACATCTACCGGCCCTTCGACGTGCGCACTTCCCCCTCCACCGCAGGCCTGGTAAGCGAAGTCTTCTGGCGCCGGCCCGATGCCTTCCGCAGCCGGCACCCCAGCCATTCGGTGGCCGCCATCGGGCCGCAGGCCCGCTGGCTCACCGAGGGGCACGAGCACACCGACCCCACCGGCATCGGCAGCCCCTACCACAAGCTGTACCAACAGGAAGGATCGTGGGTGCTCCTGATCGGGGTGGACCACGACCGCAATACCATGCTGCACCTGGCGGAGGCACTGGTACGGGTGCCCTACCTGCGCACAAGTCAGCTGAGGGTAGTCAACCCGGACGGTTCCGCAAGCCACTACCGGGCCCGAGAGATGGCATACGGTCACCGGGAGTTCATCCGCATAGACTGGCCCCTTCGTGAGGCCAACCTCCAACGGCAGGGTATCATCGGCAACGCGATAGTGCGGCTTATCCGGGTGCGCGATCTGGTGGACTTCGCCGTCCGGCTGCTGCGGTCCGACCCTGCGGCGCTCCTCTGCGACAAGCCCAGGTGCATCTTCTGCCTGTGGGCCCGGGCGCAGATCCGCTCCGCTCAGACGGGACAGCCGGACGAGACTGACTGGCCGGACTTGACGCGCCGCTGGGGCTGCGGCGACCCGCATTGCGAGTGCTGCGTCGTCTAG